From Cellulomonas oligotrophica, a single genomic window includes:
- a CDS encoding FadR/GntR family transcriptional regulator yields the protein MIGPQRPPARVPLTHDVVEDVRRMVLDGTLRPGDRLPSEKDLAVHLGVSRGSLREGVRALAALGILQARHGDGTYVTELDATRLVAPLAFLGDMPGDRTDVLAVRRTLETEAAALAARHASPALLEQARASLDDMAGAFAEPVLDAARVAAADVAFHRTVADASGNRVLAALVDALAAPRARERAWRDLHEDTATRVVGEHAAILDALTDADPDRARILMAAHLIGAERILTAHGAAPA from the coding sequence GTGATCGGCCCCCAGCGACCCCCTGCGCGCGTCCCCCTCACGCACGACGTGGTCGAGGACGTGCGCCGCATGGTGCTGGACGGCACCCTGCGCCCGGGCGACCGCCTGCCGTCGGAGAAGGACCTGGCGGTGCACCTCGGCGTCTCGCGCGGCTCGCTGCGCGAGGGCGTGCGCGCCCTGGCCGCGCTCGGCATCCTGCAGGCCCGGCACGGCGACGGCACGTACGTCACCGAGCTCGACGCCACCCGGCTCGTCGCCCCCCTGGCCTTCCTCGGCGACATGCCCGGCGACCGGACCGACGTGCTGGCCGTGCGCCGCACGCTCGAGACGGAGGCCGCCGCACTCGCCGCCCGGCACGCGAGCCCCGCCCTCCTCGAGCAGGCCCGCGCCTCGCTGGACGACATGGCGGGCGCGTTCGCGGAGCCCGTCCTCGACGCCGCCCGCGTCGCCGCCGCCGACGTCGCCTTCCACCGCACCGTCGCCGACGCGTCCGGCAACCGGGTGCTCGCCGCGCTCGTCGACGCCCTGGCCGCCCCGCGGGCCCGCGAGCGCGCGTGGCGCGACCTGCACGAGGACACCGCGACGCGCGTCGTCGGCGAGCACGCGGCGATCCTCGACGCGCTGACCGACGCCGACCCGGACCGCGCCCGCATCCTCATGGCGGCCCACCTCATCGGCGCCGAGCGCATCCTCACCGCCCACGGCGCCGCCCCGGCCTGA
- a CDS encoding sugar kinase: MPDLTIRPASETTFDAVSLGEVMLRLDPGEGRIRTARQFRAWEGGGEYNVARGLRRAFGLRAAIVTALADNEVGRLVEDMILTGGLDTRFVRWVPYDGVGRSVRNGLNFTERGFGVRGAVGVSDRGHTAASQLKPGDVDWEHLFGELGVRWFHTGGIFAALSDTAAETVIEAVTVARRHGTVVSYDLNYRPSLWKAVGGQARAQEVNRTIAPHIDVMIGNEEDFTASLGFEVEGVDENLSDLEVGTFAAMIEKVAATYPNFGVIATTMRTVHSATVNDWGAIAWSRASGLVQSTHRPGLEILDRVGGGDSFASGLAFGLLDGQDLQTAVDYGAAHGALAMTTPGDTTMATKAEVLKLAGGGSARVDR; this comes from the coding sequence ATGCCCGACCTGACGATCCGCCCCGCGTCCGAGACGACCTTCGACGCCGTGTCCCTCGGCGAGGTCATGCTCCGCCTCGACCCCGGCGAGGGGCGCATCCGCACCGCGCGGCAGTTCCGCGCCTGGGAGGGCGGCGGGGAGTACAACGTCGCCCGCGGCCTGCGCCGCGCGTTCGGGCTGCGCGCCGCGATCGTCACGGCGCTCGCCGACAACGAGGTCGGCCGGCTGGTGGAGGACATGATCCTCACCGGCGGCCTCGACACCCGGTTCGTGCGGTGGGTGCCCTACGACGGCGTCGGCCGGTCGGTGCGCAACGGCCTGAACTTCACCGAGCGCGGCTTCGGCGTGCGCGGCGCCGTCGGCGTCTCCGACCGCGGCCACACCGCCGCGTCCCAGCTCAAGCCCGGCGACGTCGACTGGGAGCACCTGTTCGGCGAGCTCGGCGTGCGCTGGTTCCACACCGGCGGCATCTTCGCCGCGCTCTCCGACACCGCCGCCGAGACCGTCATCGAGGCCGTCACGGTCGCCCGCCGCCACGGCACCGTCGTCTCGTACGACCTCAACTACCGGCCGTCGCTGTGGAAGGCCGTCGGCGGGCAGGCCCGCGCCCAGGAGGTCAACCGCACGATCGCCCCGCACATCGACGTCATGATCGGCAACGAGGAGGACTTCACCGCCTCGCTCGGGTTCGAGGTCGAGGGCGTCGACGAGAACCTCTCCGACCTGGAGGTCGGCACGTTCGCGGCCATGATCGAGAAGGTCGCCGCCACCTACCCGAACTTCGGGGTCATCGCGACCACCATGCGCACGGTCCACAGCGCGACCGTCAACGACTGGGGCGCCATCGCGTGGTCGCGCGCCTCGGGCCTGGTGCAGTCCACGCACCGCCCGGGCCTGGAGATCCTCGACCGCGTCGGAGGCGGCGACTCCTTCGCCTCGGGCCTGGCGTTCGGCCTGCTCGACGGCCAGGACCTGCAGACCGCCGTCGACTACGGCGCCGCCCACGGTGCCCTGGCCATGACGACCCCCGGCGACACGACCATGGCGACCAAGGCCGAGGTGCTCAAGCTCGCCGGCGGCGGCTCGGCCCGCGTCGACCGCTGA
- a CDS encoding mannitol dehydrogenase family protein produces the protein MTPPRLSLATWHERLRSPLPEQVRGPAVDPAALTVGQVHLGLGAFHRAHQSVYTEDAAAATGETGWGVLGVTQRSARVAEQLDPQDGLYGVLTAGADATSLRLVGSLRQVAFPGRQTPVVLDALAAPTTHVVTLTVTEKGYRRGPDGGLDLADPDVQADLAAAAADSDEPARTPVGLLVRGLVRRAKGAGTPLTVVCCDNLVDNGRVLARLVGQALDASPALVPVGAWARDAVRFPCTMVDRIVPATTDAHRARATDLLGLHDEGLVVGEPFTQWVVEDSFAGPRPAWERAGATLTHDVAPYERAKLRVLNGTHSALAYLGALRGHATIAQAVADPDLAELARRYVDDDVLPTLVAPDGTDLAAYRDDVLTRFANPATGHTTVQVAMDGSQKLPLRLLSTAADRLAAGAVPHVAAVVLAGWVAYVRAAAAGELVVAGRTVPLDDPAAAVLAEATRGTPEQAVDGVLALRDVVPAAVGEHPGFRAEVVSALHTFTR, from the coding sequence ATGACGCCGCCCCGCCTGTCCCTGGCCACCTGGCACGAGCGCCTGCGCAGCCCCCTGCCCGAGCAGGTGCGCGGCCCCGCCGTCGACCCCGCGGCCCTGACGGTCGGGCAGGTGCACCTCGGCCTGGGCGCGTTCCACCGGGCGCACCAGTCGGTGTACACCGAGGACGCGGCGGCCGCCACGGGCGAGACGGGCTGGGGCGTGCTCGGTGTGACGCAGCGCAGCGCACGCGTCGCCGAGCAGCTCGACCCCCAGGACGGCCTGTACGGCGTGCTGACCGCGGGCGCGGACGCGACGTCGTTGCGCCTGGTCGGCTCGCTCCGGCAGGTGGCCTTCCCCGGGCGGCAGACGCCGGTGGTCCTCGACGCCCTCGCGGCGCCGACCACGCACGTGGTGACCCTGACGGTGACGGAGAAGGGCTACCGGCGCGGGCCGGACGGCGGGCTCGACCTGGCCGACCCCGACGTGCAGGCGGACCTCGCCGCTGCCGCGGCCGACTCCGACGAGCCCGCCCGCACGCCCGTGGGCCTGCTGGTGCGCGGGCTGGTGCGCCGCGCGAAGGGCGCGGGCACGCCGCTGACGGTGGTGTGCTGCGACAACCTCGTCGACAACGGCCGCGTCCTGGCGCGCCTGGTGGGCCAGGCCCTGGACGCCTCGCCCGCACTGGTCCCGGTCGGCGCCTGGGCGCGCGACGCCGTGCGGTTCCCGTGCACGATGGTCGACCGGATCGTCCCGGCGACGACCGACGCGCACCGCGCGCGGGCCACCGACCTGCTCGGGCTGCACGACGAGGGCCTCGTGGTGGGCGAGCCGTTCACGCAGTGGGTCGTCGAGGACTCCTTCGCCGGGCCCCGCCCCGCGTGGGAGCGCGCGGGCGCGACGCTGACGCACGACGTCGCCCCGTACGAGCGCGCCAAGCTGCGCGTGCTCAACGGCACGCACTCGGCGCTGGCCTACCTGGGGGCGCTGCGCGGGCACGCGACGATCGCGCAGGCCGTCGCCGACCCGGACCTGGCCGAGCTGGCCCGCCGGTACGTCGACGACGACGTGCTGCCGACCCTCGTGGCGCCCGACGGCACGGACCTGGCCGCGTACCGCGACGACGTGCTCACCCGGTTCGCCAACCCCGCGACCGGGCACACGACGGTGCAGGTGGCGATGGACGGGTCGCAGAAGCTGCCGCTGCGCCTGCTCTCGACCGCCGCCGACCGGCTCGCCGCCGGTGCCGTGCCGCACGTGGCCGCGGTGGTGCTGGCCGGGTGGGTCGCGTACGTGCGTGCGGCGGCGGCCGGCGAGCTGGTCGTCGCGGGCCGCACCGTGCCGCTCGACGACCCGGCGGCCGCGGTGCTGGCCGAGGCCACCCGCGGCACCCCCGAGCAGGCGGTCGACGGGGTCCTCGCCCTGCGCGACGTCGTCCCGGCCGCCGTCGGCGAGCACCCGGGCTTCCGCGCCGAGGTCGTCTCCGCCCTGCACACGTTCACGCGCTGA
- a CDS encoding CopG family transcriptional regulator — MAKTVSMTLRLPPEVKASLEATAARTHRSQQAVAIEAIAKATSGHEQRISDAARRIVERDRAILNRLA; from the coding sequence ATGGCCAAGACCGTCTCGATGACCTTGCGACTGCCTCCCGAGGTGAAGGCGAGCCTCGAGGCGACCGCGGCGCGGACGCACCGGTCTCAGCAGGCCGTCGCCATCGAGGCGATCGCCAAGGCCACGTCAGGGCACGAGCAGCGGATCAGCGACGCGGCGCGGCGGATCGTCGAACGAGACCGCGCCATCCTGAACCGCTTGGCGTGA
- a CDS encoding LacI family DNA-binding transcriptional regulator — protein MPVTLRDVAVAAGVSPATASRALSAPDVVAPETREAVLRAAQALGYRPNRAARALSTGRSGHLCLVVPDLGNPFFAAVAKAVQSRARAAGYAVMIADSEEDPRLEADLVAQLGAQADGVLLCSPRMSAAALAAVAAGPTPVLLVNREGADLPSVVIDDRDGIRQTLRHLHALGHRRVAHVGGPDGSWSDARRREGLADTSPAGLEVVELGPHAPVFSGGVAAADLALAAGATAVVAHNDLVALGVLDRLRARGVRVPEDVSVVGFDDGPVATLVTPPLTTVAAPLALLGRTAVDLLLDPPDVTPHVVLPVELVVRGSSAQAPADAAAPTAPGT, from the coding sequence GTGCCCGTGACGCTGCGTGACGTCGCGGTGGCCGCCGGCGTCTCCCCCGCCACCGCCTCCCGCGCCCTCTCGGCGCCCGACGTCGTGGCCCCCGAGACCCGCGAGGCCGTGCTCCGCGCGGCGCAGGCGCTGGGGTACCGCCCCAACCGTGCGGCCCGCGCCCTGAGCACCGGGCGCTCGGGCCACCTGTGCCTCGTCGTGCCCGACCTGGGCAACCCGTTCTTCGCCGCCGTCGCCAAGGCCGTGCAGTCGCGCGCCCGCGCCGCCGGGTACGCGGTGATGATCGCGGACTCCGAGGAGGACCCCCGCCTGGAGGCCGATCTCGTCGCCCAGCTCGGCGCGCAGGCGGACGGGGTGCTGCTGTGCTCGCCGCGCATGAGCGCCGCCGCGCTCGCCGCCGTGGCGGCGGGCCCCACCCCCGTGCTGCTGGTCAACCGGGAGGGTGCCGACCTGCCGTCCGTCGTCATCGACGACCGCGACGGCATCCGCCAGACCCTGCGCCACCTGCACGCGCTCGGCCACCGACGGGTCGCGCACGTCGGCGGCCCCGACGGCTCGTGGTCGGACGCACGACGGCGCGAGGGGCTGGCGGACACGTCCCCCGCCGGGCTGGAGGTCGTCGAGCTCGGCCCGCACGCGCCCGTGTTCTCCGGCGGCGTCGCCGCGGCCGACCTCGCGCTGGCCGCGGGCGCCACGGCCGTCGTCGCGCACAACGACCTCGTGGCCCTCGGCGTGCTCGACCGCCTGCGCGCCCGCGGGGTCCGGGTGCCCGAGGACGTCTCGGTGGTCGGCTTCGACGACGGGCCCGTCGCCACGCTCGTGACCCCGCCGCTGACCACGGTCGCCGCGCCGCTCGCCCTGCTCGGCCGCACCGCCGTCGACCTGCTGCTCGACCCGCCCGACGTCACGCCGCACGTGGTGCTGCCCGTCGAGCTGGTGGTGCGCGGGTCGTCCGCGCAGGCCCCCGCCGACGCCGCGGCCCCGACCGCGCCGGGCACCTGA
- a CDS encoding LacI family DNA-binding transcriptional regulator has translation MATSVTLSDVAREAGVSLATASRAINGSANRTVRADLRERVLAAAEKLRYTPDANAQAMARGRTTSLGLVVHDIADPYFSTIAAGVSRAADDADLQVTLASTQHRPEREVSLVRLLQRQRARAIVIAGGRYDDEPTNAAMRAALADYRESGGAVTLVGQPVLDVDTVVVDNAAGAAALARALHDRGYRRPAVLGGPEHHLTARERREAFMDAFAQAGSPVQPAHVVTGEFTHDGGEAAMRELWATGPDVDVVFAVNDVMALGALAACRDLGVGVPDDLALAGFDDIFTLRDVVPPLTTVRVPLEEVGALATQLALEEHTGAPRRASVATEVVLRASTPDRT, from the coding sequence ATGGCCACGAGCGTCACCCTGAGCGACGTCGCGCGCGAGGCAGGCGTCTCGCTCGCCACCGCCTCCCGCGCGATCAACGGCAGCGCCAACCGCACGGTGCGCGCCGACCTGCGCGAGCGCGTGCTCGCCGCCGCCGAGAAGCTGCGGTACACCCCCGACGCGAACGCCCAGGCCATGGCCCGCGGCCGCACCACGTCCCTCGGGCTCGTGGTGCACGACATCGCCGACCCGTACTTCTCGACCATCGCCGCCGGCGTCTCGCGCGCCGCCGACGACGCCGACCTCCAGGTCACCCTCGCGAGCACGCAGCACCGCCCCGAGCGGGAGGTCTCGCTGGTCCGGCTCCTGCAGCGCCAGCGCGCCCGCGCCATCGTCATCGCCGGCGGCCGGTACGACGACGAGCCGACCAACGCCGCCATGCGCGCCGCGCTCGCCGACTACCGCGAGTCCGGCGGTGCCGTGACCCTCGTCGGCCAGCCCGTGCTCGACGTCGACACCGTCGTCGTCGACAACGCGGCCGGCGCCGCAGCCCTCGCCCGGGCCCTGCACGACCGCGGCTACCGCCGCCCGGCCGTGCTCGGCGGTCCGGAGCACCACCTGACCGCCCGCGAGCGGCGCGAGGCGTTCATGGACGCGTTCGCGCAGGCCGGCTCGCCCGTGCAGCCCGCGCACGTCGTCACCGGGGAGTTCACGCACGACGGCGGCGAGGCCGCCATGCGCGAGCTGTGGGCCACCGGCCCCGACGTCGACGTGGTCTTCGCCGTCAACGACGTCATGGCGCTCGGCGCGCTCGCCGCGTGCCGCGACCTGGGCGTGGGCGTCCCCGACGACCTCGCGCTCGCGGGGTTCGACGACATCTTCACGCTGCGCGACGTCGTCCCGCCGCTGACCACCGTGCGGGTGCCGCTGGAGGAGGTCGGGGCGCTGGCCACGCAGCTCGCGCTCGAGGAGCACACCGGGGCGCCGCGGCGCGCGTCCGTCGCCACCGAGGTCGTGCTGCGGGCCTCCACCCCGGACCGCACCTGA
- a CDS encoding NINE protein gives MSDPHQPPVPGDAPQPHAGQPYPAQQYPQQYPAQPHPGQPYPPQAYGHPSPYGAYDPSAGVPWSDKSRTTAGLLQLLLPLVGVCGVGRLYAGQTAIGLVQLIGFFVACVLVGVIIGVFVAPAIWLWAVVDGIVLLASGGRDAYGRPLR, from the coding sequence ATGAGCGACCCGCACCAGCCCCCCGTCCCGGGCGACGCCCCGCAGCCGCACGCGGGCCAGCCCTACCCGGCGCAGCAGTACCCCCAGCAGTACCCGGCGCAGCCGCACCCCGGCCAGCCGTACCCGCCCCAGGCGTACGGGCACCCCTCCCCGTACGGGGCCTACGACCCGTCGGCCGGCGTGCCGTGGTCGGACAAGAGCCGGACGACCGCGGGCCTGCTGCAGCTGCTGCTCCCGCTCGTCGGGGTGTGCGGGGTGGGCCGGCTGTACGCCGGTCAGACGGCGATCGGCCTGGTGCAGCTCATCGGGTTCTTCGTCGCGTGCGTCCTCGTGGGCGTCATCATCGGGGTCTTCGTCGCGCCGGCGATCTGGCTCTGGGCGGTCGTCGACGGGATCGTCCTGCTCGCCAGCGGCGGCCGCGACGCCTACGGCCGGCCCCTGCGCTGA
- a CDS encoding HAD domain-containing protein — protein sequence MTVLYLDVDGVLLPFGAPSAPARPAAPRGNPLTSRLDVGLACAVSALPVELVWATTWGQDANDLLAPLLGWSALPVLDPAEPSAEDTWFRLHWKTRSILRHAAGRDLVWVDDEIADADEEWVHAHHPGRALLVRVAPRVGLRRDDVEALDAWLRDAADAEQGAPPGLILSAGAGRRRRGRRWRAGRSRRRPPRARSPARRRPR from the coding sequence GTGACGGTCCTGTACCTCGACGTCGACGGGGTGCTGCTCCCCTTCGGCGCCCCGTCGGCTCCAGCCCGTCCCGCCGCACCAAGGGGCAACCCGCTGACGAGTCGGCTCGACGTCGGGCTGGCGTGCGCTGTCAGCGCACTGCCTGTCGAGCTGGTGTGGGCCACGACCTGGGGCCAGGATGCCAACGACCTCCTCGCTCCGCTGCTCGGATGGTCGGCGCTGCCCGTCCTCGATCCCGCCGAGCCGTCCGCCGAGGACACCTGGTTCCGGCTGCACTGGAAGACCCGCTCGATCCTCCGTCACGCCGCAGGCCGCGACCTCGTCTGGGTCGACGACGAGATCGCCGACGCCGACGAGGAGTGGGTGCATGCGCACCACCCCGGCCGCGCGCTCCTGGTTCGCGTCGCGCCGCGCGTGGGCCTGAGGCGCGACGACGTCGAAGCCCTCGATGCCTGGCTGCGGGACGCTGCGGACGCGGAGCAGGGCGCCCCCCCCGGGCTGATCCTCAGCGCAGGGGCCGGCCGTAGGCGTCGCGGCCGCCGCTGGCGAGCAGGACGATCCCGTCGACGACCGCCCAGAGCCAGATCGCCGGCGCGACGAAGACCCCGATGA
- the uxaC gene encoding glucuronate isomerase has product MTDPWTLHPDRALPADPVTRPLARRILDATRDLPIVSMHGHVDASVFARDEPFGDPASLLVVPDHYLVRMLVSQGVPHDALGVPRRDGGAVETDPREIWRTFAAHWHLFRGTPTRFWMEHVLVEVLGVRERLSAATADAAYDTIAARLAEPGFRPLALLDRFGIEIIATTDPATATLADHADLAARGWGERVVPTFRPDAVLHVDRPTWRDDVALLGARAGVEIGGYRDLVRALELRRWAFVDAGARATDHGHLRADTTPLDDADAEAVVAAALRGEATAAQADAFSAHMLFEMARMSTQDGLVMQLHPGSLRDHDPRVFAERGPDVGYDIPVATEYVRALRPVLEAFGHHPALRLVLFTLDEDVFSRELAPLAGVYPAVRLGAPWWFLDTPDGMRRYREAVTDTAGFFNTTGFVDDTRAFLSIPARHDLARRVDAGHLARLVAEHRLDLDEAVETAVDLALHLPRQAYARSEASAFRRDDAVDPVPQEARP; this is encoded by the coding sequence GTGACCGACCCGTGGACCCTGCACCCCGACCGGGCCCTGCCCGCAGACCCGGTCACGCGCCCGCTCGCGCGCCGGATCCTCGACGCGACGCGCGACCTGCCGATCGTCTCCATGCACGGGCACGTCGACGCGAGCGTCTTCGCCCGCGACGAGCCCTTCGGCGACCCGGCGTCGCTGCTGGTCGTGCCCGACCACTACCTGGTGCGCATGCTCGTCTCGCAGGGCGTGCCGCACGACGCGCTGGGCGTGCCGCGGCGCGACGGCGGCGCGGTCGAGACCGACCCGCGCGAGATCTGGCGGACGTTCGCGGCGCACTGGCACCTGTTCCGCGGCACGCCGACGCGGTTCTGGATGGAGCACGTGCTCGTCGAGGTGCTCGGCGTGCGCGAGCGGCTCTCGGCGGCCACGGCCGACGCCGCGTACGACACGATCGCGGCACGCCTCGCCGAGCCGGGGTTCCGGCCGCTGGCCCTGCTGGACCGGTTCGGCATCGAGATCATCGCGACCACCGACCCGGCCACCGCCACGCTGGCCGACCACGCCGACCTGGCCGCGCGCGGCTGGGGCGAGCGCGTGGTGCCGACGTTCCGGCCCGACGCGGTGCTGCACGTGGACCGCCCCACGTGGCGGGACGACGTCGCGCTGCTGGGGGCGCGCGCGGGCGTCGAGATCGGCGGGTACCGCGACCTCGTGCGCGCGCTGGAGCTGCGGCGGTGGGCGTTCGTCGACGCCGGTGCGCGCGCCACGGACCACGGCCACCTGCGCGCGGACACCACGCCGCTCGACGACGCGGACGCCGAGGCCGTGGTCGCGGCGGCGCTGCGCGGCGAGGCGACGGCCGCCCAGGCGGACGCGTTCAGCGCGCACATGCTCTTCGAGATGGCGCGGATGTCCACGCAGGACGGTCTGGTGATGCAGCTGCACCCGGGCTCGCTGCGCGACCACGACCCGCGGGTCTTCGCCGAGCGCGGCCCGGACGTCGGCTACGACATCCCGGTCGCCACGGAGTACGTGCGCGCGCTGCGCCCGGTGCTCGAGGCGTTCGGGCACCACCCCGCGCTGCGGCTGGTGCTGTTCACGCTCGACGAGGACGTGTTCAGCCGCGAGCTCGCCCCGCTGGCCGGCGTGTACCCGGCGGTGCGCCTGGGGGCGCCGTGGTGGTTCCTCGACACCCCCGACGGGATGCGGCGCTACCGCGAGGCCGTCACCGACACGGCCGGGTTCTTCAACACCACGGGCTTCGTGGACGACACGCGCGCGTTCCTCTCGATCCCCGCGCGGCACGACCTGGCGCGGCGTGTGGACGCCGGCCACCTGGCCCGGCTGGTGGCCGAGCACCGCCTCGACCTGGACGAGGCGGTGGAGACGGCGGTGGACCTGGCCCTGCACCTGCCCCGGCAGGCGTATGCTCGGAGCGAGGCAAGCGCTTTCCGCCGCGACGACGCGGTGGATCCCGTCCCCCAGGAGGCCCGGCCGTGA
- a CDS encoding UxaA family hydrolase, whose translation MTTGHAPLPTAHGGPTDALDGAVLLLRPDDDVAVATRDLPQGAVVAVADRFVTVTQGVPRGHKLAVADVAAGVPVRKYGQSIGRATRDIAAGHHVHTHNLGMDDAGRAHEVGTHLVDLPAPADPGRTFAGYRRADGRWGTRNYVGIVTSVNCSASTARLIADQFRGRVLEAFPGVDGVVALTHDTGCGLVPTSEGAQITRRTLRGYADHPNVAALLVLGLGCEMLPAQTLLDGLDLPADKPVRTLVIQETGGIRATVRAGVAAIEEMLPQISALRREPAPVSALVLGLNCGGSDGYSGITANPALGHASDLLVAHGGTSVLAETPEIFGAEHLLLRRAVSQDVADRLLARLDWWQEYMAHGGGTLDNNPSPGNKAGGLTTILEKSLGAVAKGGTAPLRAVYEYAEPVRERGFCFMDTPGYDPVSVTGLVAGGATVVVFTTGRGSVLGCKPTPSIKVATNTPTYLRMREDMDLNAGRIVDGTATVEQVGAELFEKIVAVASGEQTVSEDLDLGTDEFIPWQLGAVT comes from the coding sequence ATGACGACCGGCCACGCCCCGCTGCCCACCGCGCACGGCGGCCCCACCGACGCGCTCGATGGCGCCGTCCTCCTGCTGCGGCCCGACGACGACGTCGCCGTCGCGACCCGCGACCTGCCCCAGGGCGCGGTGGTGGCGGTAGCCGACCGGTTCGTCACCGTCACCCAGGGAGTCCCCCGCGGCCACAAGCTCGCGGTCGCCGACGTCGCCGCCGGGGTGCCGGTGCGCAAGTACGGGCAGTCCATCGGCCGCGCGACCCGCGACATCGCCGCCGGGCACCACGTGCACACCCACAACCTCGGCATGGACGACGCGGGCCGCGCGCACGAGGTCGGCACCCACCTCGTCGACCTGCCCGCACCCGCCGACCCGGGCCGCACGTTCGCCGGGTACCGCCGCGCCGACGGGCGCTGGGGCACGCGCAACTACGTCGGCATCGTCACGTCGGTGAACTGCTCGGCCTCGACCGCCCGGCTGATCGCCGACCAGTTCCGCGGCCGCGTGCTCGAGGCCTTCCCCGGCGTCGACGGCGTCGTCGCCCTGACGCACGACACCGGCTGCGGGCTCGTACCGACGTCCGAGGGCGCGCAGATCACCCGCCGCACCCTGCGCGGGTACGCCGACCACCCCAACGTCGCCGCCCTGCTCGTGCTGGGCCTGGGCTGCGAGATGCTGCCCGCGCAGACCCTCCTCGACGGCCTCGACCTGCCCGCCGACAAGCCCGTGCGCACCCTGGTCATCCAGGAGACCGGCGGCATCCGCGCCACCGTGCGCGCCGGCGTCGCCGCGATCGAGGAGATGCTGCCGCAGATCAGCGCCCTGCGCCGCGAACCCGCACCCGTCTCCGCGCTCGTGCTGGGCCTCAACTGCGGCGGCTCCGACGGCTACTCCGGCATCACCGCCAACCCCGCGCTCGGGCACGCCTCCGACCTGCTCGTCGCCCACGGCGGCACGTCCGTGCTGGCCGAGACCCCCGAGATCTTCGGCGCCGAGCACCTGCTGCTGCGCCGCGCCGTGAGCCAGGACGTCGCCGACCGTCTCCTCGCCCGCCTCGACTGGTGGCAGGAGTACATGGCGCACGGCGGCGGCACCCTGGACAACAACCCCTCCCCCGGCAACAAGGCCGGCGGGCTGACCACCATCCTGGAGAAGTCCCTCGGCGCCGTCGCCAAGGGCGGCACCGCACCGCTGCGCGCCGTCTACGAGTACGCCGAGCCGGTCCGCGAGCGCGGCTTCTGCTTCATGGACACCCCCGGGTACGACCCCGTCTCGGTCACCGGCCTGGTCGCGGGCGGCGCGACGGTCGTCGTCTTCACGACCGGGCGCGGCTCGGTGCTGGGCTGCAAGCCGACCCCGTCGATCAAGGTCGCCACCAACACCCCGACCTACCTGCGCATGCGCGAGGACATGGACCTCAACGCCGGCCGCATCGTCGACGGCACCGCCACCGTCGAGCAGGTCGGCGCCGAGCTGTTCGAGAAGATCGTCGCCGTCGCGTCCGGCGAGCAGACGGTCTCCGAGGACCTCGACCTCGGCACCGACGAGTTCATCCCCTGGCAGCTCGGCGCCGTCACCTGA
- the eda gene encoding bifunctional 4-hydroxy-2-oxoglutarate aldolase/2-dehydro-3-deoxy-phosphogluconate aldolase → MTATTTRTTVLDRLAAHRLVPVVVIDDAKDADALGAALVGGGLPVAEVTFRTAAAADAIRVLRDRGDVLVGAGTVLTPAQVDAAVDAGADYVVSPGTSRAVIERCAERGVLALPGAVTATEVQAALELGVSTVKFFPAGTSGGAPAIAALAAPFGGVRFVPTGGVGPKNLGDYLGLACVAAVGGSWMVPRDLVRAGDLAGVQQLVADAVALARSLRPDAA, encoded by the coding sequence GTGACCGCCACGACCACCCGCACCACCGTCCTCGACCGGCTCGCCGCGCACCGGCTCGTGCCCGTCGTCGTCATCGACGACGCGAAGGACGCCGACGCCCTCGGCGCCGCGCTCGTCGGCGGCGGCCTGCCCGTCGCCGAGGTGACCTTCCGCACCGCGGCCGCCGCCGACGCGATCCGCGTGCTGCGCGACCGCGGCGACGTGCTCGTCGGCGCCGGCACCGTGCTGACACCCGCCCAGGTCGACGCGGCCGTCGACGCCGGTGCCGACTACGTCGTCTCGCCCGGCACGAGCCGTGCCGTGATCGAGCGCTGCGCCGAGCGCGGCGTCCTCGCGCTGCCCGGGGCCGTGACCGCGACCGAGGTGCAGGCCGCGCTCGAGCTCGGCGTCAGCACCGTGAAGTTCTTCCCGGCCGGCACCTCCGGCGGCGCCCCGGCGATCGCGGCGCTCGCCGCCCCGTTCGGCGGCGTGCGGTTCGTGCCCACCGGCGGCGTCGGCCCGAAGAACCTCGGCGACTACCTCGGGCTCGCGTGCGTGGCCGCGGTCGGCGGCTCGTGGATGGTCCCGCGCGACCTGGTGCGCGCCGGCGACCTCGCGGGCGTCCAGCAGCTCGTCGCCGACGCCGTCGCCCTCGCGCGCTCCCTGCGCCCCGACGCCGCCTGA